CAAGAATCTGCTGGCGTCCGTCACCCCCGGGCCGACCAATGCTCTGCATTTGTTATCAGTACTGTCCCAGGCGCAGTACGGATCCTGCAATGCGACGCACTCACTGCAGGATAATACCCTGCCGCTGTAGCAGCGATGGAGTCTGAGCGCCTGTACTTGGCTGTCGGCGATGACGACTAATCGACCGTCCTCGAGGCCGTCGCCCGCCTGCGAGGCTCGGACGACCTTAATGCCGCGAACCGGCACCGTCGGCGGAAACGCCTGTATCTCCTCGATAACGACCGGACTGACTTTCTGGTGAGAGTCCGCCGATTCGGCGTTCACCGCTTTGATCACCTTGCCGTTGTCCGTGCCGATGAAGAGAACATCGTAAGTCTTGCCGCCTGGAGTTTTCACTTGTGGATCCACGGCGATCTGGGTAAATCTGTAACTGAAAAACAACGGAACGAACGTTATCGATGTCTTCCGGCCTGTGTTGTTGACGAATTAACAAGCGAAGAGGCCAATTTCCATGTCATGATTCGTtgtacgagaaaaaaaaagatgtagcAGGAATAAAAGTGTCTATCGGCATACAACAACGTAAACTACGTTCGCATCGATGCAAAACACACGACGCAGCGATGCGTGGATAAAAGCCCGGCGAGGCTCCGCGAGCGCGTCGTTCGCGTTCAATTTGGATTTTGGCCGGAATCGACTGGGCTCTCAGCTCGAGCGATCCACTTACTGGAAACTGGTGCGTATAACAATCGGCTGGCCGAAAAAGCTCGGCACCGACTCGTCCATTAGCGAGTGTGTGTTGATGAAGTTCAGCGTCAGATCAGGCAGCGTTCGCGAATCGTTGGTGCATTGACCGGGTCGCGGATCCGGCACCTTGGTGTCTTGCACCGGCAGCCAGTTGGAGTTCATGGCGCTTTGCTCCTTGAAATTGCCGGCGAAGGTATCGGCGATATCCTGCAGCGAGAACGCACACACCGCCGAGCCGCTTATACTGTTCACCGGCGTCGTAAATGTGCCGTAGATGAGTTGCGCCGACGTGCCGCCGTACTGGCCCGATATCAACTCGGTCGTCGATTCTGCGATATccggaaaatatattttcgtataGCTGGCAGAAATAGTTTAATTTTGTGAGAAAactactaataataaaatgtgcaagTATCGATAAATTGTaagatgttaaaaatagatttctcataaaattgtaaatttcagTAGATTAAGTAGAAGTGGATGCAGTGTGGTCAGACACCGGGCTGGAGGAATCTGTTCTAGTCTGGCGGATTGAAAGaattgcttttttttgttttttctaaacattctatgtatctaaaatatatgtgCGAAGtgactttttataaaaaaatcacattttgatatctcttttttcttaaaaaattccaaaaaattattttgtggcTTTTCAGACCAGAAGTGTATACAATGCACGTATCGCATGCACGTACATCTATTTACTTACGTATCTCGTTGAAGTAGAACGGAAAATCGCCGGTGACAGAGCAATTGAGACGCGATTTGAGGAAGGACGTCCACCTGTTACGAAAACGATGCGGTCCGCCCCGGTCGTATTTACAGACTCGCGCAACGCGAGAGTACACAGCCTGCGAATGTGAAAATTGCGTCTCGTAAAATTTCATAGCAGAAAGTGTAAGGCGAGATAATTGCGTTTCTCTCAAAAAATGTGTCACGTAGAAGAAGGGCAGGCGActgaaaaaatctaattttagattttaagtGACTATACTACTATAGTGACACGCACGCACGTTTCGGGCAGCGTAAAACGTCGCGAAAAGCGTTGCGTGAAACTTCTTTCGAAACATACGGGGTCTCGTGGCGtgattttcgagaaaatataattcgcAGAATGTTCCCGAGCATGCAAAAGGGGGTAAAACGACGCGAGCGATTTAGCGGAGAATTTATCATGACccataattaaaatagaattcgCGAGGTACACTCGGGCacataaacgaatataaaacgagtggaaacgcgcgcgcgcgcgagatctCGAAGACCtcggaataatttattatgccCCGTcgagattataaatttattctgggTCGCATAAAATTTCTCCGCGACATTCGCCGCAGGAAGAGTCGCACAATCTTTACCCATAATATCGCGTCCCAACTTTTTCTCCGTCCGGGATCCGCCCGGATTTATCCTTCGCTCGCCATAAAATTATGCGTCATTATCAGAGAGCACGGAAAGCTCGGCTCCGCGCAAGCAGCCTTTGACAATAAGTCGAGCCCGACCTGAGCTTCGCTCGCAATGAATCCGACGCTCACAACTTTCCGCTCGGCTGTTGCGGGCGCGGCTCGCCTGAGAGACTCTCTCCGCGTGTAACGTGAAAGAGAGGAAGTGACGAGTCTTTAAAAGCCGATTTTCAATGCGAAACGATGGACGAAAGAGAAGTAATCGTCTTACCGGACGTTAAAAATCGTTTGCCGAGAAGGTAACAGTGCGGCTGCGAACTTTGGCGAAACTTTTGTGCGTATTATCAGACTCTGACCGGGGCTTAATCTTATCCGGCGCGATTCTATTCTTCTATTCCATTGTTATCCGTTGGCCATGCGCTAATTCAGCAGACAAAATGTCGACGATGGGACTTTTATAGTCGCAAACGAGCTCCCATTCGAAATTTCGCTTgtcgcaaaaattattttaacgcaCGGCACAGCCCGTATTAAATCTCACGAGCCAAAATGAGGCAGTAATGACGGAGTAATACTATTTAAACGAGTATCGCTTCCCTTAATTGCATGATCGATTTTGATGGTCGCGCTGTTACGTCACCGCGCTTCATAAAGCTGAAACTTTCGGAACACGGTATTATTTCGTATTATGTAagaactaaataattatataaaagtgcgCCTCGTGATTCCATTCTTCTAAAGTTTATGTAAGTGACGTGCGGAAACGATTAATCGCCGGCGATTTCTTACCTTGCCGCAATTGATATATTCTACAGCAGTCTCTCTGAAGAAGAAGTAGACGAAATCTCCTTGGGACATGGAGCTTACGAAGTTCGGTGCTGCAATTAGAATATGTAGCCATTATTATTAACCACCATTGCCCATCGCGCGTGGCGATAGTAAATGGCGCCGTAAATTTtccttataaataaatgagcgTAATAACCACGTACTGGAACGCAATCGATGGTGTGTAATAAACCAGACAACGCTCATATAGCCTGAAAATAAGGAGAAAAGTCTCGCcgcgatttatttaaaaacttccGTCTCCACATGAAGCATTACGACGGGCATTAATTCTCATGCGTTTGAGTGgctcaaaaaattaatgacgTCGAGAGTACAGTTATTTACGTTAACAAACGCTTTTCTTAATTGTGCCATTAATTTCGACAATCGCGGTAATTAATTGAACGTAATTACGACGATTAAGCGCATCAAGACACTCACGTTGACAAACGACGTATTAGCCCGTTATTAATGTTCGAAAATTATGTACGCGGGACTACGGGCGCGGATGACTTTACCTTTGCAGGTAGAATAACGAACGCGAGAGAGCTGAAGCTCGCGAGTATGTTTTTCGTCTCGCTACCGTATCACCGCACACGCGCGTATTTCGAGCAACTTCCATCGTCAATAAGCCGGCTACGCGTAAAAGAGcccttttattttctctcggTTATTTCAACGCCGTCGCCTGGTAAAACCGTCGCGGTTCCGCCGTCTCGGTCGGCCGCCCGATAAAGTGGGAAAACTTTATCGATTTATTAACTTGACAGGGTTTTCATAAGCTTCTTAGGATtcataaagtaatattaatctCGCCGTGCCACGTAGGTATATCCGAACGACCCGTCGCTCTCCGCCCCATAAATTCTCCTCGTTTTACCCAACCCCTCGACGGGAGAGCTCCTCTAGCCGGCCCCGTCTCTCTCTATCTGTCGCCGGCGGTCCGCTTCCTTCCTTCTTCGCTTCCTTCCCCGTTCGGTTCCTTTTCCACCTCGCGTCGCGTTTAACTGCACCTCCGCCGAGACAAAGTGCCGCAGAAAATTCGCGGTGGAGAGAGATCGAGGCAGGCGCCCTCCCCGAAAGGGAAACACTTCCATCGCCTTCCCCGATTTCAACCTCCCAACCTCATCCCACCGAGACCGATTAGAAAAATGCTCCTCTCCAGACGTCACGGCGCGCGTCCCCGCGCTGCCGTCCGGAGATTTTCGATTCGCGATTTGCCGGAGGAACCGACGGAGGGAATGGGGACGGTTGTGGAACGGTGACGGGGTAGAATTGAATTTTCGACGGACGCGGAGAAAATCAATATTGTCCAACGGGTGGAGAAACTTGATTAGCGCTCTCGTACAccgttcaattaaaatacccCGGCGGACTGGAGGCCGCGCGCCGTCTTCGCCTCGAGCGAGGTGACGTATCAATTTTAACGCCGCAACGACGAAGATGGTGCTTTGAAGTTTCATATAATACACAGTGGCGTAACGCCGCGCCGCGAGAGAaccagtttttaatttattaaatccaCAAAGgctccgcgcgcgcgtacgcgacGCGCAAATGTAGTAATGTTGGGCGAACAATAACCGTAAAAATCATATTCGTGTATCAGAATGCTTCGAAAAGTACGATAAAAATCTGTCATGTCTACAATCgagttaattaaaatcgtgTTTAAGTTTCgctaaatgaaataaaaacacatGGCGTATCACAAATTTTACGAAACGTgccgaaaataaaattgcgaaattgCGTAATTTCGAGATATTGTGCGATTCTCTTCCAGCTAGTCAAACACAATTTAATCAACGGAAATGTCTCGCCGGTTAAAAATCACATAATTACTCCATTAAACACTATCGCGCTTCTATTATACATACGGTGTTCGTATTACGATGCATCGGGGGCATATTACAATCTCGAGGGCAAATTTCGAGCCGATGGGCACACGGGGGGCCGCCGCACAGCTCCGTCGTTACACAAGCTCGGAAGATCCGTGGAATAATCTTGGGCCAAGTACAACGAGGGAGCTTAGAGAACCACGTACACGCACGGTTAATCTCGGAATTACACCGTGTGGATTAGAGACACCGAGAGCACGGTCGTGGCTCGATCACATGACATTTCTGAATAATTTCCCGGAGCGTGCGCCGGATTTTCAAAGTCGACCCGACGCCGGCACCGGCCGAACTTGGCGTGTAAATATTGAATCGAACTCGCAGTTGAACTTTAATGGACACGGATATGTATTATGCGGGAGCGACTTTCAAACAGCCAGACACGCGTTCGCCCCGGCGCGGTTGCCTTCTGCCCGAGAGGGATCACGTTTGACGACGGCGTAACGAGGTCGATAATGGATAATAATTATGTCGTCCCGGGATATTAATACGATCATTCCAGAAGTTGGTGAGCGCGATAAAACGACGTGATTAAAACTGCACGTGAGAACGATAATGAGATGTAATAGCCTTGACGGCAATTTGGCAAACGATGCGAAGCATAAGCGACGCCTGTCGATTGTACGTTGGAAAAGTTTGCCCCAACTTTATTCACTTCTTATTCAAGAATCTCTTTTTCCCGGATTTCTAGCGGCTTATTAATCATGTTTATCTAATATCGGCTAATCACAGTCCACCCATTCTAAACTTTTCTCATTCGATTTCTGAATAATGTGAATGTCGATAACTTCGTTTCTCGTAAAGTTACTCGCAGATACTTCCGATAAATGCGACTATTGTTTTATTGTTGGAAATGCAAAGTTCGCAAAGCGCCGAGACTGAGTGTCGATACAGAAGCGCAAACTTTCCGACGATACGAATAAACGGGTCTTTCGCTACAATTCCTTGCAATTACAAAGTAACGATTGAATTAATCGGATCTCGGATTATAAGCTATCTATCTTAGTCAATTAATTCGATCTAATCGTAGACTGATCTCTTAAGTCTCAAAATCGCTATTTGCAGAAATGCTCTGCTCCCGATATTCGCTATTTTCGAAGAACGGAGAAAACACCGAACGGTTAATTAAATTGAGCTAGTTCGAGCGATTGTTAAAAAACtcttcaatttataattcatttaGAATAAATCTGGTTTTTTTGAGGTTTAAAATAcagttagaaaaattattaattttctcttacaaaaatatttcctctttacatattttaaatcgcATTCCACGCATTAGCAGTTATCTACAATATTCcgatgaaaattaatattcagaGAGTTTCGATCATTAACTATCGACTTCGAATCGCACTTGTCGCCGTGTCGAATTAATGGCGTAAAAGCGTGCTGcgaaaatgaaaattgatATCCAGAGTTGCGATCAGAGTTTAACTGCCGACTTTCAATGTAAATCAACGATCATTAAGCGTCATCAATCATTCGGCTGAGAACCGACTCGATCGAATCAGCTTTCTAACTCACCGTTCAGACTCATTGAGTCGTACTGCTCGGTCTGCAGCGGTTCTCTGTAGATGATCGGGTCCATGCCCGCAAAATCGGCGACTGTGCCGGTGTAGAGTTCACCGTCGACGTAGACGAAGGTGCTGTTATGTTGCGGATCGTACGGGCACTTCGCCTGGCCGCCCTTCTCCTTCTCCATCGAATAGTTGCCCGCGTGCACCGTGTAGTCGCGGCACATGGGTTTGAAGGCGTTAGTGGCGCACACAAACAGATTGTTCGGCCCGGTCTTCACCAGAATGCGAATGTAATTCTGGCAGTTCTCCTCGGGTGTGCCCTTGACAACGCACATCTTCACGTCATTCTCTGTCGAGTACCAGGTCAGCCTCTGCTGTTCCGTCAAGTCAGTTAGACTGAGATTATGCACCAGATTTCTGAAATGAGATTGTACGAGATTTTTCACTTAAAATAAAGATCTTTTGCTGGAAGAAATGTTTTAAGCTCTTGCACAAatctaatgaataattaatctcTTTTATTGCCAATATTTGCcgataattacataattattaacgtAAAGGTCATTGaattaaagataatgaaatataaattttaaattttatttcaatcagtggtatttttttatatttatttgatatttttaaagctaAATTCTGATGTTATTAAATGGACTGTTACAAGTATCAGGAAAACAAAGGATTCTAGTGCGTGTTAAATGGAGAAAAGACCTTCTTAAGTTGCGAAGTTAGATGCCTAAAGTAGATATCGATGCCGAAGCACGAAGTTGTCTGGTTAGCTAGGGTTTGGCTGAGAAAGCGATGTTTGAAGTTTCGGTAGTCGATCGTTAACTCTTCTTCGTTAAACAGCCCGCCGTATGCTTAGAAGCACTTTAAAGGGGAAGGAATCCCTCTTCACGTTCGCTGGCTGTACGTCGGCTGCGCCGATCGCAGGTTTTGCCGACCGCGAAATAGTCACAAGGCATCCCGCAGGATGCACGATTATATCCCGTAACTCCGTCATAACGAgcaagaaacaaattttcgtATCATCGACGGTGTATACACGGTGGCAACGGCGGCACTGGCAAATCGACCGAGCAATTAGTATAATCCGATCAATAACGAACGAGCCTGGATATATATCAGAGTTCATTCACGTACAATGCATTTAATCCGTGTACGACCTGATTATCGTCGCTTTTGCCGACTGATTTTAACGCTGGAACAGCGCGCATTCGGCGCATACGAGATATGAATAGctatttatttgtgtatacACGTCCGAGAATACGAAGGAACAAAAAGGAAGAAGTAAAGCGCGCTAATCGATTAACTGGGAGCACAATCGAATCGTTTGAATACATTTCCTAATGACGTATCTAAAGGCTGCTTTTGTGcacaaacaattaataatacttaCAATAGCAATTTGTATCTGCAATTATATCATATCGCATTTTTGTTAGATCTTGATACGATCGTAAACATCTCCTTGACAGATATAATTACGgcatttatatgaaattctataatgaaaatttatacgaaatcatattacatattatatttatgatgttATAATATTGCGGACGGTAAAGATTCGAGAATTTAATTCGCGAATGTCGCTCGTCGGTAATCGATTGAATATGGTCCAACAGTCACGATAATGTGACATCTATTGTTGTGTTTGACATGATTAATTATctcattacaaatataatactatataaggatataattatgtatattggACGAAAATTGGTTGTTTATTACCTTTCAATGAGCAGAGCATATAAATTGCAACGCACTCTATccattataaagatatttttcgttCGAATATGTGTATCTGTTTAAACACGTTGATTCCTCTCTATAGTGCATActatacaacaaaataataatagaactTGAAACTGTATAcgatattgattaataatgcattttaaagGCTGCCTATGGCGCGATTAGCAATACCGCTATCAAACAGGAAATTGGTAATTATTAAACGATACGCAAACGAATCCATActgatttatttctaattaattcctacgattaaaataatcattatccCTGTTCCAAAAATCCATGCATGTTAGAGAGCAgcgtacaattaaaatataatctaattaCCGGAACGAAAAAATCCACCTCTTGAACCAGATTTagcgaatatatatttcacatacCGCTAAACAAAATGTATCAATTAAATATCTGATCGATATTGACAACGGAGAAGTCGAATGGAtcggattaaaaaaatactcgtGGACGAGTATTCAATTTACGCGATAAAACGAGTTTACACGAGATATATAGAAGGGATTACACGTTTCGATTTACCTTGAGATCACCGTCAATCACACGCGCTTGAGCAGACAGCGGCGCAATGATACGCCGGGAGATGGATGGGCGAGAGGGCGAAGAGGATATGAAGAAGCGAGGGGTAGACGAAGAGGGAAAGGAATAAGAAGAAGTAGTAGAAGAAGGAGCGGCCCTTTAATTAAAGCACTCGCTCCAAATGAATCCTCTATTTACCTTCCGCCGACCAGGAGATAGTTCCCGTCCCTGAGCACGAGCCGAAAGTAGTCTGTGTGCGTTTCGTTTCCCGTAAACCTGAACACATCCTCTGCACCTGGAAAAAGAAGAACAGAGAAAGGGGTTTAGGAATCAGTTTCTATTCTATCgctttaaaagaaacaaaaagtgaaaaattatctCATTCCATCTAATTAGTCGCCTGACGGTCATCGACGTCGCTCCTTTTGTGACAGCCAATTGCCGACGGCCCGCCCGACCGTCCTTTCCGCGACGGTCCGGAAGTCGGCCTTAATAAACCGTAATAAGTTTCCTTTTGACCGCGAGTCCGATGAACAATGCCGATCGATCATTAGCGAATCAACCGTGAGCAATCTCCCTTAACTTCGCAGCCCGGCTAAAAAAAGGAGCCCCCGCCTCTATTATTCGCTAATTATCCATCGATCGCCGATGCGAAGCTCGGTTGATGACGTTTTACTAGTTTTCTCGCTGTCAATACGTGTAAAATTCGTTATCGAATTCGAGCGTaaagcagcagcagcagcagcgcgATTGGAGAATTGGCACGATGACGCGCATCGTTATTTCATCGATTTTGCGCAAATCTCCTAATCTTCCTATATCGATTTTTTGCGTCAAACGCTGCATACAAGGAAATAATCATGTTTAATATTTGCGAAGCGCAACATTAATGAATGCTCCGCCAGGTCCCGAGTGTAATAAGCAGGAATTTCCGGAGCAATCAATGCCGATCGCAGCAATCTCGAATACGGTGTATGCAATTCAGGTCGTACACATAAACTGCATTGCCGTCGACGACATGCAGTATATGCAACGTGGCGAAGGAGCTGTATGgatttattagatatattatatcaatgtcTCATAGGACACAcgaaaacagaaatatttcgCAGTAATGATATTTCACGATAATAATAAGCAAATCGCGTTTAACATGTTTCTCTCAATGCCCATTAGTTGTTCTTTATTCATAAAGAATGCTGAAAGCAGTGTAAAACTATTCCAAGTATTCGTTCTACTTTGCTAGATATAGACGGTATATTCAATTGCTTTCTTTATGCGCGGGCATAGACGGATAATGATTGCAcgaattgttaattaaagcTTCATCCGACTACAAGATTCCAGTGTTATCGATCTGTCGATTCGGGAACAGgatgtataattaaaagagCAATTATCAGACGATCCTATATCCTGTTGTCACTCAATGCGAATGACCGGATTTGTGCGTCCGTGATTCAGACTTAGAGATAGGAATGCTTTCAATCATAATAACAGAGAGCGAGAAATAAATGCAACGATTAAAACGGTtgcatttttcgaaataaaaaatcctattttattattgcaaagtaTGATATATTGCTGGCATGTTTTTCACGAGATCTGGACAAAACACGTTCGGGACTACGCAATAAAATCTAAtgcgtatatattatttaaattgttcatCAACTCGAGCAGAATTTCAATTACAGTGTGATTTGAAGAACGCTACAACAAATGGTTGTATAATCTAGCTAATTGCactatatttaaatgtaattaaatgccTCCATTTGAACCTCATTTATTGGGATACGAATGATAATTATTCCGAGCTTTGCGCATTCAACTGCCACTCAATGTCAGCCGCTGAACCACTCTCTGCCAGATTTATGTAATTCGAGTcacggatatatatatatatctcacgaatatatatatatatatatatataatatacatataatatatatatatatatatttatatatatgtgcgtCGCAAGCACCTACTGTTGACTACCGACTATATAATTACACAAGCGTTTGTTAAATAGCAATTAGAATCAACCAACcgattattctaaatattattaaacaaatgtttGCAGTTATGTGACATttcaatcatttatatttgccATATCTGAATATGTACGCACTCAATTATACATACTCTACttcatatagaaaatattttctcgaaaGCGCGCATTAAATTTGCCTTTCCCGTCCGAGTTCAATGATCGATTATGTCAATCGATTTCGACGACTGGAAGAGCGCGACTCTGCGTCCGGTGCATGCAATTTAGGTCAGAGATACAGCAACGGCAATAGCAGCAGTGCACTGCCAATAAACGGACGCAATAGTGAAACAGACCATTATCGGAAGCATCATACGTCTTGCCGTAGAAACGAATTAACGTCATGTTGCCGGGCGTTACATTCGTACCGTTTGACCGGGGCGAGAGAGAAGAAGCCCAGATGGATGGGCATCTAGCTGATATGGAGAGACCGAGCGAGGATGATGTGTACTGAAGGAGGGAGAGCGAGAGCTGGCCGAGTGGACACGCGATGGATCGACGGGTAGCTAGATAGAGGTACCACCACCTATCCTCTTTCTCTGATTGCCTTCGAAATTAAACGGGCTGAGTGTGTCCCGTAACTTCCATCAACTCCGGGCTCACTCGGTTATCGCTTTCCAAAATTAGCTGTTCGATTCCAATCGCACGTCGCGCAAAGTTGAAGATTCCAGGGCGATTCGGAAGCGGGACGGATTAGGGATTTCGGCTCGCGACAGATTTGTCCGCCGTGTCGGGACCGAGCACGGCGCGGAAAACGTACGAACGGATAATTGGCCGGCGGGAAAGATTTGATAAGACTGTCTGTCGAGATATTATTAAACGTCAGTGATTAAGCTTGACTTTAGATTTCCGCGCGGAAATCAATTATGTCACAATCGATTAAGTTTGGCGAAAAaactgtgaa
This genomic window from Linepithema humile isolate Giens D197 chromosome 5, Lhum_UNIL_v1.0, whole genome shotgun sequence contains:
- the Sema1a gene encoding semaphorin-1A isoform X3 translates to MRRASLCVAPRMYPLLSCWCVIATVTLTLAAWQENVRPKMYVQLGAEDVFRFTGNETHTDYFRLVLRDGNYLLVGGRNLVHNLSLTDLTEQQRLTWYSTENDVKMCVVKGTPEENCQNYIRILVKTGPNNLFVCATNAFKPMCRDYTVHAGNYSMEKEKGGQAKCPYDPQHNSTFVYVDGELYTGTVADFAGMDPIIYREPLQTEQYDSMSLNAPNFVSSMSQGDFVYFFFRETAVEYINCGKAVYSRVARVCKYDRGGPHRFRNRWTSFLKSRLNCSVTGDFPFYFNEIQSTTELISGQYGGTSAQLIYGTFTTPVNSISGSAVCAFSLQDIADTFAGNFKEQSAMNSNWLPVQDTKVPDPRPGQCTNDSRTLPDLTLNFINTHSLMDESVPSFFGQPIVIRTSFHYRFTQIAVDPQVKTPGGKTYDVLFIGTDNGKVIKAVNAESADSHQKVSPVVIEEIQAFPPTVPVRGIKVVRASQAGDGLEDGRLVVIADSQVQALRLHRCYSGRVLSCSECVALQDPYCAWDSTDNKCRALVGPGVTDASRFLQSVATGIHAACPTSKNINKDAGNVGAISTNNKFPADSMIPNKESQGGPEVSAADTPLPQYSVETLVMAVVAGALAALFVGFVAGYLCGRKCRKDEDDNLPYPDTEYEYFEQRQNVNSNVCLSTFSRLAPEPKLLPQEEVTYAEPVLVPQPPKLQSPKGTMRKPPPTPTETLFQFPDGYGFRGGPRGDNFGTLRSHQGDAYRRNDGFATTRSVKKVYL
- the Sema1a gene encoding semaphorin-1A isoform X2, coding for MRRASLCVAPRMYPLLSCWCVIATVTLTLAAWQENVRPKMYVQLGAEDVFRFTGNETHTDYFRLVLRDGNYLLVGGRNLVHNLSLTDLTEQQRLTWYSTENDVKMCVVKGTPEENCQNYIRILVKTGPNNLFVCATNAFKPMCRDYTVHAGNYSMEKEKGGQAKCPYDPQHNSTFVYVDGELYTGTVADFAGMDPIIYREPLQTEQYDSMSLNAPNFVSSMSQGDFVYFFFRETAVEYINCGKAVYSRVARVCKYDRGGPHRFRNRWTSFLKSRLNCSVTGDFPFYFNEIQSTTELISGQYGGTSAQLIYGTFTTPVNSISGSAVCAFSLQDIADTFAGNFKEQSAMNSNWLPVQDTKVPDPRPGQCTNDSRTLPDLTLNFINTHSLMDESVPSFFGQPIVIRTSFHYRFTQIAVDPQVKTPGGKTYDVLFIGTDNGKVIKAVNAESADSHQKVSPVVIEEIQAFPPTVPVRGIKVVRASQAGDGLEDGRLVVIADSQVQALRLHRCYSGRVLSCSECVALQDPYCAWDSTDNKCRALVGPGVTDASRFLQSVATGIHAACPTSKNINKDAGNVGAISTNNKFPADSMIPNKESQGGEIINIMHDEEQANSGPEVSAADTPLPQYSVETLVMAVVAGALAALFVGFVAGYLCGRKCRKDEDDNLPYPDTEYEYFEQRQNVNSRLAPEPKLLPQEEVTYAEPVLVPQPPKLQSPKGTMRKPPPTPTETLFQFPDGYGFRGGPRGDNFGTLRSHQGDAYRRNDGFATTRSVKKVYL
- the Sema1a gene encoding semaphorin-1A isoform X1, producing the protein MRRASLCVAPRMYPLLSCWCVIATVTLTLAAWQENVRPKMYVQLGAEDVFRFTGNETHTDYFRLVLRDGNYLLVGGRNLVHNLSLTDLTEQQRLTWYSTENDVKMCVVKGTPEENCQNYIRILVKTGPNNLFVCATNAFKPMCRDYTVHAGNYSMEKEKGGQAKCPYDPQHNSTFVYVDGELYTGTVADFAGMDPIIYREPLQTEQYDSMSLNAPNFVSSMSQGDFVYFFFRETAVEYINCGKAVYSRVARVCKYDRGGPHRFRNRWTSFLKSRLNCSVTGDFPFYFNEIQSTTELISGQYGGTSAQLIYGTFTTPVNSISGSAVCAFSLQDIADTFAGNFKEQSAMNSNWLPVQDTKVPDPRPGQCTNDSRTLPDLTLNFINTHSLMDESVPSFFGQPIVIRTSFHYRFTQIAVDPQVKTPGGKTYDVLFIGTDNGKVIKAVNAESADSHQKVSPVVIEEIQAFPPTVPVRGIKVVRASQAGDGLEDGRLVVIADSQVQALRLHRCYSGRVLSCSECVALQDPYCAWDSTDNKCRALVGPGVTDASRFLQSVATGIHAACPTSKNINKDAGNVGAISTNNKFPADSMIPNKESQGGEIINIMHDEEQANSGPEVSAADTPLPQYSVETLVMAVVAGALAALFVGFVAGYLCGRKCRKDEDDNLPYPDTEYEYFEQRQNVNSNVCLSTFSRLAPEPKLLPQEEVTYAEPVLVPQPPKLQSPKGTMRKPPPTPTETLFQFPDGYGFRGGPRGDNFGTLRSHQGDAYRRNDGFATTRSVKKVYL